The following coding sequences lie in one Deltaproteobacteria bacterium genomic window:
- a CDS encoding Mrp/NBP35 family ATP-binding protein — protein MSLTEHAVIGALRPIQDPDLRKSIVDLGFIKELTVRQGRVAFKLELTTPACPVKDQLKAACVAAVERLDGVKEVHVEMTAQTRGGGGAARQVLSGVKNVIAVASGKGGVAKSTTAVNLALALRQTGATVGILDADIYGPSVPTMIRMEREPAGTSDQRIIPAEGLGLKVISIGFFMPPDRAAILRGPMVSGYVSQFLTGVEWGPLDYLIIDYPPGTGDIQLTLSQQCPITGAVVCTTPQEISLIDVRRGIAMFETTKVPVLGVIETMSYFICDGCNKRHDIFRSGGGERIARRIGVPFLGAVPIDPLVAEDSDTGVPVIVGHPDSPAAKAYRELAGAVAAQLSILNVERGSYLETFSLTWKA, from the coding sequence ATGAGTCTCACCGAACACGCCGTCATCGGCGCCCTGCGTCCGATCCAGGATCCCGACCTCCGCAAGAGCATCGTGGACCTGGGTTTCATCAAGGAGCTCACGGTCCGTCAGGGCCGCGTGGCCTTCAAGCTGGAGCTGACGACCCCGGCCTGTCCGGTGAAGGACCAGCTCAAGGCGGCCTGCGTCGCGGCCGTCGAACGTCTCGACGGGGTGAAAGAGGTGCACGTCGAGATGACCGCCCAGACGCGCGGGGGCGGCGGCGCGGCGCGGCAGGTGCTCTCGGGCGTGAAGAACGTCATCGCGGTGGCGTCGGGAAAGGGTGGCGTGGCGAAGTCCACGACCGCCGTGAACCTGGCCCTCGCCCTGCGGCAGACGGGGGCCACGGTGGGCATCCTGGACGCCGACATCTACGGGCCGTCGGTCCCCACCATGATCCGCATGGAACGGGAGCCCGCCGGCACCTCCGATCAGCGCATCATCCCGGCCGAGGGGCTCGGCCTGAAGGTCATCTCGATCGGCTTTTTCATGCCGCCCGACCGCGCGGCGATCCTCCGGGGGCCGATGGTCTCGGGCTACGTGAGCCAGTTCCTGACCGGCGTCGAGTGGGGCCCCCTCGACTACCTGATCATCGACTACCCGCCGGGCACGGGCGACATCCAGCTCACCCTGTCGCAGCAGTGCCCCATCACGGGGGCCGTGGTCTGCACCACGCCGCAGGAGATCTCGCTCATCGACGTGCGGCGCGGGATCGCGATGTTCGAGACGACCAAGGTCCCCGTCCTCGGGGTGATCGAGACCATGAGCTACTTCATCTGCGACGGGTGCAACAAGCGCCACGACATCTTCCGCAGCGGTGGTGGGGAGCGCATCGCCCGACGCATCGGGGTGCCGTTCCTCGGGGCCGTGCCGATCGACCCCCTCGTGGCCGAGGACTCCGACACGGGCGTGCCGGTGATCGTCGGACATCCCGACTCGCCCGCGGCCAAGGCGTATCGCGAGCTGGCGGGCGCGGTCGCGGCCCAGCTCTCGATTCTGAACGTGGAGCGGGGGAGCTATCTCGAGACCTTCTCTCTCACCTGGAAGGCGTGA